The following coding sequences lie in one Arachis hypogaea cultivar Tifrunner chromosome 4, arahy.Tifrunner.gnm2.J5K5, whole genome shotgun sequence genomic window:
- the LOC112797795 gene encoding uncharacterized protein: MIGSMVSSKLMAPHTWYFPSNFADEVLSGATVDRLQVGYTLPWMPETNNLHYVFVPIWEPADVWYLMMLDVKESRLYAFDVNKTPESIIRREANMTRICRMLGKLFMLNRNLVNFRHGNPNPATWGKFHYPASLPTDVDGVGTAV, from the exons ATGATTGGGTCTATGGTTTCTTCAAAGCTGATGGCACCCCATACATGGTACTTTCCGTCTAACTTCGCTGACGAGGTCCTCAGCGGTGCTACTGTGGATCGGCTACAGGTTGGGTATACACTGCCCTGGATGCCAGAAACGAATAATCTCCACTAT GTATTTGTTCCTATCTGGGAGCCAGCAGATGTGTGGTATCTGATGATGCTTGATGTCAAGGAATCAAGGTTGTATGCATTTGACGTCAACAAAACCCCTGAAAGCATTATTAGAAGAGAGGCCAACATGACTCGCATT TGTCGCATGTTGGGGAAGTTGTTCATGTTGAATCGGAACCTGGTTAACTTTAGGCATGGGAACCCAAATCCTGCAACTTGGGGCAAGTTCCACTACCCAGCAAGTCTTCCGACTGATGTTGACGG GGTGGGCACTGCAGTTTAG